In Podospora pseudoanserina strain CBS 124.78 chromosome 5, whole genome shotgun sequence, a single window of DNA contains:
- a CDS encoding hypothetical protein (EggNog:ENOG503P0HQ; COG:S) translates to MSHPHSRQICTDCTVIFQKAGSVLTSGIIETVSSLPLDQSYRDRIIRHVHQNQCDMCSLISNTIPAINDPLDSKRTAELRFTLLHNPTSVNLRLWEFCAEDQKARSHAGGLSIQDVRNGRSTRILSAPTTWSAETLGQIKDWLETCLSSHAQCANRSSGRLPRRLIDVWSTTEPLPKHFDQLSLENSQNIRVVVSESLPQDTKYLTLSHRWGNPPKLLLTTQTQFLLKEDIVPHLLACDEAAVFRHAIQVTRGLGFRYIWIDALCIEQDNGPEKAVDIMHMDEVYTNSSLNLSASVASVLDGLVFDRDLSSINPCRATVVVEAGQESVALQATPEGFHSLRAVGPLYERGWVYQERLLAPRIAHFLSDQVYWECHALDASEVLPEGYQDGLERQTRGMAAITKGLSADELELRWFRLVEDYTATALTYPDDRLLAVSALAKQFSSVAKRNPNDYLAGMWKDSLLPSLVWLLAEYEEGSEPQRSSDAPRETEVAPSWSWASIMDTVSWPQSSEYTRIVPSVELVDVEVDRTSQNLFDGTNLCRLRLRGHMRKIYRYIENGQPWISISGTVRFPEVLEINEEFFDHPLALSWDTCRESVALALKDDSDWLPGRTYFLLHIGAEQTAYCGDWEPAAEEGIILEKTPEHGTYRRVGHFLVPYLSIQDYESFELAGAFHRGFEGLLDENSGDYHELDPDGSTFTSYISTGIPPLTI, encoded by the exons ATGTCACACCCCCACAGCCGGCAGATATGCACCGACTGCACCGTAATCTTCCAAAAGGCAGGTTCTGTCTTGACATCGGGAATCATCGAAACAGTCTCGTCCCTGCCATTGGATCAGTCATACCGAGACCGAATAATCCGACACGTTCATCAAAACCAATGTGACATGTGCTCtctcatcagcaacaccatcccgGCAATCAATGACCCCCTAGACTCCAAAAGAACAGCAGAGCTCAGGTTTACTCTGCTGCACAACCCGACGAGTGTGAATCTCAGGCTTTGGGAGTTTTGTGCCGAGGACCAAAAGGCTAGATCTCATGCAGGGGGTTTGAGCATCCAAGATG TTCGGAATGGAAGAAGTACCCGCATACTCAGTGCCCCTACTACATGGTCAGCTGAAACGCTGGGCCAGATCAAGGACTGGTTGGAAACATGCCTTTCATCGCATGCCCAGTGCGCAAACCGGTCCTCAGGCCGTCTCCCACGGCGTCTGATAGACGTTTGGTCTACCACCGAGCCGCTGCCGAAACACTTTGATCAACTGAGTCTTGAAAACTCTCAGAACATCCGCGTAGTAGTGTCCGAATCTCTGCCCCAAGACACAAAGTACCTCACCCTCAGCCACAGATGGGGCAATCCACCCAAGCtgctcctcaccacccagaCTCAGTTCCTGCTAAAAGAAGACATAGTCCCCCATCTTCTAGCGTGCGACGAAGCAGCGGTATTCCGCCATGCCATCCAAGTCACGCGTGGGCTTGGATTCCGATACATATGGATTGACGCTCTCTGCATCGAGCAAGACAACGGACCAGAGAAAGCAGTTGATATCATGCACATGGACGAGGTCTACACCAATTCATCTTTGAATCTCTCGGCTTCCGTAGCCAGTGTGCTTGACGGGCTAGTCTTTGATCGAGACTTGTCGTCGATCAATCCTTGTCGGGCGACGGTCGTCGTCGAAGCTGGTCAAGAAAGCGTTGCCCTGCAGGCAACTCCCGAAGGGTTTCATTCCTTGCGGGCTGTTGGACCCCTTTACGAACGAGGCTGGGTGTATCAAGAGAGGTTGCTCGCACCGCGCATTGCACATTTCTTGTCGGACCAAGTGTACTGGGAGTGTCATGCTTTGGACGCATCTGAGGTTCTCCCCGAGGGATATCAAGATGGATTGGAGCGCCAGACACGGGGTATGGCGGCGATTACGAAGGGGCTATCTGCTGACGAACTGGAACTGCGATGGTTCCGTCTTGTGGAAGACTACACTGCCACGGCTCTGACATATCCGGATGATCGCCTGCTAGCTGTGTCAGCTTTGGCTAAGCAGTTTTCTTCTGTTGCGAAACGGAACCCGAATGACTATCTGGCGGGGATGTGGAAGGACAGCCTACTGCCTTCGCTGGTGTGGTTGTTAGCTGAATACGAAGAAGGAAGCGAGCCACAACGGTCAAGTGATGCTCCGAGGGAAACAGAAGTGGCACCGTCCTGGTCCTGGGCGTCCATCATGGATACAGTATCATGGCCTCAGAGCTCTGAATACACCCGGATAGTGCCTAGTGTCGAGTTGGTGGACGTCGAGGTTGACCGAACATCTCAAAATTTGTTTGACGGCACTAATCTATGTCGACTTCGTCTTCGCGGCCATATGCGTAAGATATACCGATACATCGAGAACGGACAGCCTTGGATTAGCATTTCAGGAACAGTCCGGTTCCCGGAAGTATTGGAGATTAATGAGGAATTCTTTGACCACCCGTTGGCCTTGAGCTGGGACACGTGTCGAGAGTCGGTTGCGCTTGCACTGAAAGACGACAGTGACTGGCTGCCTGGTCGGACATATTTTCTGCTTCACATAGGCGCGGAGCAGACGGCGTACTGTGGGGATTGGGAGCCCGCGGCAGAGGAGGGCATAATTCTTGAAAAGACTCCAGAGCATGGAACGTATAGGCGGGTAGGGCATTTTCTTGTGCCCTATCTGTCGATCCAGGATTATGAGAGCTTCGAGCTGGCGGGCGCGTTTCATCGAGGCTTTGAAGGACTGCTGGATGAGAATTCGGGTGATTATCACGAGCTAGACCCTGATGGGAG CACCTTCACATCATACATCTCAACGGGTATTCCACCCCTCACCATATGA
- a CDS encoding hypothetical protein (EggNog:ENOG503PEVQ; COG:M) — protein MGIIQLLLEKGADPNGADDDGDISLISCSVFQQVEVTQLLLKHGAQVDVANNDGKKAIHAAATECDPRMIRLLLEAGADPNITTKPKFWPLRRAVLTSNMELLNLLLSHGADVNLSDSKGRNIVHFACAQSDANILKRVVEASPDALPQQRDDNGGTPLHVAVQNDNEEITLALMELGGASKRQRAE, from the coding sequence ATGGGCATCATCCAGCTACTGCTCGAAAAAGGGGCCGACCCGAATGGTGctgatgacgatggtgatATCTCACTGATTTCATGTTCTGTGTTCCAGCAGGTCGAGGTCACGCAGTTGCTCCTCAAACACGGTGCCCAAGTTGACGTAGCAAACAACGACGGAAAGAAGGCTATCCATGCGGCTGCCACGGAGTGCGATCCGAGAATGATACGACTCCTCCTGGAAGCCGGGGCGGACCCCAATATTACAACCAAACCCAAATTTTGGCCCCTACGGAGGGCCGTCCTAACTTCCAACATGGAACTTCTGAATCTTCTCCTCAGTCATGGCGCAGACGTCAATTTGTCGGATAGCAAGGGCAGAAACATCGTTCACTTCGCTTGCGCACAATCTGATGCCAACATCCTCAAGAGGGTCGTAGAGGCCAGTCCCGATGCTCTTCCGCAGCAGCGTGATGACAATGGAGGAACGCCCCTGCACGTCGCCGTGCAGAACGACAATGAAGAGATTACCCTAGCTCTGATGGAACTTGGTGGTGCTAGTAAAAGGCAGCGGGCGGAGTAA
- a CDS encoding hypothetical protein (EggNog:ENOG503P5PF; COG:S) — MIEKALDDFFSLVPSLSKSSDQTTSVLTPSRPIMCNIFEQSLQRLSNREAVLTAVRHWVQEAQKEQPGDDLEHLLWYAWEAVIDKAGKTPVDQQEQLVQFLAELRKHELPNLRFGEHKVWKDLPNFGLAAREKYNDVEAFAADSPEDRAKQDGLVGLLARLTGAVTKDIDPETTKGDIGGDFALFGLWTLREVFEGNVTTSNPERKEYITADGELVQGADAQVASRGVNQASLYILLAGEYLWRLSQANKDFVGNNGAPGPYFKDRAWKGFSKERWAIWKRGFEKAQEWVVGEEAKARVKAAVEKMAKLK, encoded by the exons ATGATAGAGAAAGCTTTGGACGACTTTTTCTCGCTCGTTCCTTCCTTGTCAAAATCATCGGATCAAACCACCTCAGTTTTGACACCTTCACGACCAATCATGTGCAATATTTTTGAACAGTCGTTGCAACGCCTCAGCAACCGCGAAGCTGTGTTGACCGCGGTTCGGCACTGGGTCCAGGAAGCCCAGAAAGAACAGCCCGGCGATGATCTGGAGCACCTCTTGTGGTATGCCTGGGAGGCCGTTATTGACAAGGCGGGGAAGACGCCCGTGGACCAGCAAGAGCAGCTAGTACAGTTTCTTGCCGAGCTCAGGAAGCATGAGCTGCCAAACTTGCGGTTTGGCGAGCACAAGGTGTGGAAAGATTTGCCCAACTTCGGGCTGGCGGCTAGGGAGAAGTATAACGATG TAGAGGCGTTTGCTGCTGATTCACCCGAAGACCGTGCCAAACAAGATGGACTGGTGGGGTTGCTCGCAAGATTGACAGGTGCGGTGACCAAGGATATCGACCCGGAGACCACAAAGGGAGATATCGGCGGCGACTTTGCGTTGTTTGGGCTCTGGACCCTGAGGGAGGTCTTTGAGGGTAATGTTACCACATCGAACCCGGAGAGAAAGGAATACATTACGGCGGATGGAGAGTTGGTACAAGGAGCAGATGCCCAGGTTGCCAGTCGGGGAGTCAATCAGGCTAGTCTCTACATCCTGTTGGCGGGGGAGTATCTCTGGAGGTTGAGCCAGGCGAATAAAGATTTCGTGGGGAACAACGGCGCGCCTGGCCCCTACTTCAAAGATCGCGCATGGAAGGGCTTCAGCAAGGAGAGGTGGGCAATCTGGAAGAGAGGGTTCGAGAAGGCCCAGGAGTGGGTTGTGGGTGAAGAAGCCAAGGCAAGAGTCAAGGCCGCCGTCGAGAAGATGGCTAAGCTTAAATGA
- a CDS encoding hypothetical protein (EggNog:ENOG503P387), translating to MKLIITGSTGFLATELTRQSLSNPLITSLITLGRKPCPPPDPSTLLPNADLSKLKSVILEDFDRDDYPDNIKSDLSNADACIWTIAITPAQLKTVPWETTVKVCRDYAVTGIKVISSLTDKRPFRFVYVSGANAVRDPAKKPLLLGDYCVLRGEAENKILEFGKTSGGRVEVAIAKPGIISGPTKETGVLVRVFFGVVGIGKVRVGQVAGALLEGVAKGFERETYENEDLVRVGSGTVAGGE from the coding sequence ATgaagctcatcatcaccggctcAACCGGCTTCCTAGCCACAGAACTAACCCGccaatccctctccaaccctctcatcacctccctcatcaccctcggcCGGAAACCCTGCCCCCCGCCCGacccatccaccctcctcccaaacgcCGACCTCTCCAAACTCAAATCTGTCATCCTCGAGGATTTCGACAGAGATGACTACCCCGACAACATCAAATCTGACCTCTCCAACGCAGACGCCTGCATCTGGACCATAgccatcacccccgcccaGCTCAAGACCGTGCCCTGGGAGACAACGGTCAAGGTCTGCCGTGACTACGCCGTGACTGGGATCAAGgtgatctcctccttgacggATAAAAGGCCGTTTAGATTTGTCTATGTCAGTGGTGCGAACGCTGTGCGGGATCCGGCAAAgaagccgttgttgttgggcgATTATTGCGTTCTCCGCGGCGAGGCGGAAAACAAAATCTTGGAGTTTGGGAAAACATctgggggaagggtggaggtggcgatTGCGAAGCCGGGGATTATCTCTGGTCCGACCAAGGAGacgggggtgttggtgagggtgtttTTCGGCgtggttgggattgggaaggtgagggttgggCAGGTTGCTGGtgcgttgttggagggggttgcgAAGGGGTTTGAGAGGGAGACGTATGAGAATGAGGATTTGGTCAGGGTGGGGAGTGGGACGGTGGCGGGGGGTGAGTAG
- a CDS encoding hypothetical protein (COG:S; EggNog:ENOG503PDRJ): MFTLKTLLLLTLSAATATAQGTSSIGQVTCGNNNWSRSQIEEALEQGCRLHEDGEQLGNNKYPHRFNNREGLVFAASGPYQEFPIVRNGVYEGGSPGADRIVFNPNLNGACVYVGTMTHTGASGNGFNMCATRSEGRPGAGDDTTASVTVPGTATRTQTSTSTTSTSTSTASPDSAGAVQRLGVQGVAVGLMAWAFVL; the protein is encoded by the exons ATGTtcaccctcaaaaccctcctcctcctcaccctctccgccgccaccgccacagCCCAaggcacctcctccatcggcCAAGTAACCTGCGGAAACAACAACTGGTCCCGGTCCCAAATCGAGGAAGCCCTCGAGCAAGGCTGCCGTCTCCACGAGGACGGGGAGCAATTGGGAAACAACAAGTATCCTCACCGGTTCAACAACCGGGAGGGTCTCGTTTTTGCTGCCAGCGGGCCGTATCAGGAGTTTCCTATAGTGAGGAACGGGGTTTATGAAGGGG GCTCCCCCGGAGCGGATAGGATTGTTTTCAATCCTAACCTGAATGGTGCTTGTGTCTATGTCGGCACGATGACGCATACGGGGGCGAGTGGGAATGGTTTTAATATGTGTGCTACGAGGTCGGAGGGAAGGCCGGGGGCTGGGGATGATACCACTGCTTCGGTGACGGTTCCTGGTACTGCTACGAGGACTCAGACCAGCACGTCTACGACGTCGACTTCTACGTCGACTGCCAGCCCGGATTCGGCCGGAGCGGTgcagaggttgggggtgcAGGGGGTGGCGGTCGGGTTGATGGCTTGGGCTTTTGTTTTGTAA
- a CDS encoding hypothetical protein (EggNog:ENOG503P0HQ; COG:S) yields the protein MARPSSDRPPSCSRSRSPSLVKSSSHPTPRRAIRPLLLLVALINLSWSLYQLPTTRVIESRLCFDYYSLSDPSAVPPDGTIPEELCKLDTIQQRLGKLQGVMETIWVGCDFLVTIPLVTLADRYGYGFVLRLNLVPRAFLLGWMLFVGYFRWLPVEWVVLAPAGSWLGGDCVLNSVVYFLVSELTGDVVLRATFFAYLNATTSIFSSQLGPALASMTMSFRLWLPFVLGLGLLLISAPLISLLPIAPPPHPVEPRETHDEERSSLPSPQAPPKSLLSLFSTRLSSILSLLTAPTPNFVLLLVVFFLASLASSDTKLLPLYITNRYHLLLSSIGYLLSVKAVFNFFLLTYIIPALLRKQAGFMSAHEPEAGPTRTTIHNAKICLLLSAFGALCVALAPSIGWLVCALGVYALGIALPMFTFGLLKSEHVVKQVDSETGVVFSVVMLVRTVGTLMGAMVMPLLWVEALKTGDPEDLGLPWGVSGIIYAVASVVLLGMKVAG from the exons ATGGCACGCCCTTCGTCAGACCGGCCTCCGTCTTGCTCAAGAAGCCGCTCGCCTTCCCTCGTCAAATCCTCTTCTCACCCCACTCCCCGCCGCGCAATCCGCCCGCTGCTTCTTCTGGTagccctcatcaacctctcaTGGTCGCTATACcaactccccaccacccgcgTGATTGAATCCCGGCTCTGTTTTGACTACTACTCCCTCAGTGATCCCTCAGCCGTTCCCCCGGACGGCACCATCCCAGAAGAGCTGTGCAAGCTCGATACCATCCAGCAGCGCTTGGGGAAGTTGCAAGGGGTGATGGAGACCATCTGGGTTGGGTGTGACTTTCTCGTGACGATTCCTTTGGTGACGCTGGCGGATCGATATGGGTACGGATTCGTTTTGAGGCTGAACCTGGTCCCCCGCGCTTTTTTGCTGGGGTGGATGCTGTTTGTTGGGTACTTTAGGTGGCTGCCGGTGGAATGGGTTGTGCTTGCGCCAGCGGGGAGTTGGCTGGGAGGTGATTGCGTGTTGAACTCGGTGGTGTACTTTCTGGTGTCGGAGTTGACGGGGGATGTGGTTCTGCG GGCGACCTTCTTCGCCTACCTCAACGCTACGACTTCCATTTTCTCGAGTCAGCTTGGGCCTGCTCTGGCATCAATGACCATGTCATTCAGGCTGTGGCTACCCTTCGTACTAGGACTTGGTCTATTGTTGATATCGGCACCCCTGATCTCTTTGCTTCCCATAGCGCCTCCCCCGCACCCAGTTGAACCCCGAGAGACGCATGATGAAGAAAGGTCTTCTCTGCCGTCTCCTCAAGCACCACCCAAGTCTctgctctccctcttcagcaCACGCCtgtcctccatcctctcccttctcaccGCCCCCACGCCCAACTTCGTCTTACTTCTCGTcgttttcttcctcgcctccctcgcctcctccgacacgaagctcctccccctctacatcaccaaccgttaccacctccttctctcttccatcGGCTACCTCCTCTCCGTCAAAGCCGTCTTTAATTTTTTTCTGTTAACCTACATCATCCCCGCCCTCCTTCGAAAACAGGCCGGGTTCATGTCTGCTCATGAGCCCGAAGCCGGTCCCACGAGGACAACGATTCACAACGCCAAAATCTGTTTACTTCTGTCGGCGTTCGGCGCATTGTGCGTCGCCCTCGCTCCTAGTATTGGCTGGCTCGTTTGTGCGTTGGGGGTGTATGCACTGGGAATAGCTCTGCCAATGTTCACTTTTGGGCTGCTAAAGAGTGAGCATGTGGTCAAGCAGGTGGACTCTGAGACAGGGGTGGTGTTTTCAGTCGTGATGCTCGTTCGGACGGTGGGAACGCTGATgggggcgatggtgatgccccTGCTGTGGGTGGAAGCGTTGAAGACGGGAGATCCAGAGGATTTGGGGCTGCCTTGGGGGGTTAGTGGGATTATTTATGCGGTTGCGAGTGTGGTATTACTGGGTATGAAGGTGGCAGGGTAG
- a CDS encoding hypothetical protein (EggNog:ENOG503PES6; COG:M) yields the protein MSTPFGPKEVVLIMSLCRIHCPAEISACYMQLCQGFDSNMAGYTVFHALVGTFLNCFDIHQLAWQESEWPQAKYMLHLVVKRNNLGLLPSAVAAQQGNMNLCLQLTELKAETAKRASNAALKAPEKRLEASAHKKFEFMFKMLTLGNSDHLTALIDAAQLGYRNIVRKLLEIGVPVSIRVRRNETALHIFAHAGDVSIIKLLLERGAEVDAKDQGGNTPLRWAFWAGRFDTARELLLKGAKVNAQDKSHRIALFGAAGGGYADVVRLLLARGADKSLRGGKDSQTPLEKAVKKRQNAVVELLEESK from the exons ATGTCCACCCCGTTCGGGCCCAAGGAGGTCGTCTTGATCATGTCCTTATGCAGGATCCACTGCCCTGCCGAGATCTCAGCCTGCTACATGCAGCTGTGTCAGGGGTTTGACAGCAACATGGCTGGCTATACAGTCTTTCACGCGCTTGTGGGGACATTTCTAAACTGTTTCGATATCCACCAGCTTGCATGGCAGGAGTCCGAGTGGCCGCAGGCAAAGTACATGCTGCACTTGGTGGTCAAAAGGAACAACCTTGGACTTTTGCCGAGCGCGGTGGCCGCGCAACAAGGAAATATGAATCTATGCCTGCAACTGACAGAACTCAA GGCAGAGACGGCAAAGAGAGCGTCGAATGCTGCCCTGAAGGCTCCGGAGAAGCGCTTGGAGGCTTCGGCGCACAAGAAGTTTGAGTTCATGTTCAAGATGCTCACCTTGGGGAACTCTGACCATCTC ACAGCGTTGATCGACGCGGCGCAGCTGGGCTATCGGAACATTGTGCGCAAGCTGCTGGAGATTGGCGTGCCTGTTTCCATCAGGGTTCGCCGCAACGAGACGGCGTTGCATATCTTTGCACACGCAGGAGATGTGTCCATCATTAAGCTCCTCCTTGAACGCGGTGCCGAGGTCGATGCTAAGGACCAGGGTGGGAACACGCCTTTGCGCTGGGCTTTTTGGGCTGGGAGGTTTGATACAGCCAGGGAGTTGCTATTGAAGGGGGCCAAGGTCAACGCACAGGACAAGTCGCACAGAATAGCCCTCTTTGGAGCCGCGGGAGGAGGTTATGCTGACGTTGTTCGCCTCTTGCTGGCTCGCGGCGCAGATAAATCGCTCCGTGGTGGCAAAGACAGCCAAACTCCTCTAGAGAAGGCCGTCAAAAAGAGGCAGAATGCTGTAGTTGAACTATTGGAGGAATCGAAGTAA
- a CDS encoding hypothetical protein (EggNog:ENOG503PYZQ; COG:S), translating to MDLDGSTSTDGGPMALLAAAEDLTGLVLDGDKVKVFVKEGATSPVSSIGRSCQAPSLKWKPKAPPRTSGAHSSNQTTASRHHVTKSGRHGSKAAAAAKAAALRGPHPSPHPIVPRRVEDWDPWKGLLHELYITQNRILRDIIQLMETNYNLKATPKMYKNQFARWGFFKYAVKRRPRYNSDESPTDDTYGSKSSSASMISLSRNNSYSTNSPTFFGNDTSRAAQLGLTAIRRFLHGYIDLDISNLQVEEVAGYIDPCYRYFKVSMDLFDLKENKTGGEVLRLAFLQIERKLEKPTMKSFSDLCFVVPHLLLEYGRLDILKAYFRYLARLTTVKFGNHPVSEIAASFVEMFEEGAENEERLMGYIQLLSQANADVIEDIPGVLGRTREWARNQSLACQQREDRSRSGSPNSSAASSKGSPPDMNMAVAPSVRDRDKRRHHMLRVEAQSVYWAQKLVMSGDPESEALAEQWLAKEFGHDFKPRVMALLERLKMMRDIGVFPEVFAKMMECLFIGWLFDYCEFVEEWAEAFEWGRQGLALSANEQYVIWSIHLEGVMREHGSVLEADALKKKRQGMDWMEQVRTQVDKLTL from the coding sequence ATGGACCTCGACGGCAGCACGTCTACGGACGGTGGGCCCAtggccctcctcgccgccgccgaggactTGACAGGACTCGTTCTCGACGgcgacaaggtcaaggtttTTGTCAAGGAAGGAGCCACAAGCCCAGTGTCAAGCATTGGCAGATCATGCCAGGCTCCATCGCTGAAGTGGAAACCCAAAGCTCCCCCGAGGACCTCCGGTGCCCACAGCAGCAATCAAACCACCGCATCGCGGCATCATGTCACCAAATCCGGTAGACATGGCagcaaagcagcagcagccgccaaagccgccgccctccgAGGCCCTCACCCATCGCCGCACCCCATTGTTCCTCGCCGTGTCGAGGACTGGGATCCGTGGAAAGGGCTACTCCATGAACTCTACATCACCCAAAACCGCATCCTCCGTGACATTATACAACTGATGGAAACCAACTACAACCTCAAAGCCACACCCAAAATGTATAAGAACCAGTTCGCCCGCTGGGGCTTCTTCAAATACGCCGTCAAGAGGCGGCCACGGTACAACTCTGACGAATCCCCCACCGACGACACCTACGGTTCAAAGTCGTCATCGGCCTCCATGATCTCCCTCAGCAGAAACAACAGTTACAGCACCAATTCCCCCACCTTCTTCGGCAACGACACGTCCCGCGCCGCTCAGCTAGGGTTAACTGCCATCCGCCGTTTCTTGCACGGGTACATCGACCTCGATATCAGCAACCTCCAGGTAGAAGAAGTCGCCGGCTACATCGACCCTTGTTATCGCTACTTTAAGGTTTCCATGGATCTATTCGACTTGAAGGAGAATAAAACCGGAGGCGAGGTGTTAAGGCTGGCATTCCTGCAGATCGAACGCAAGCTCGAGAAGCCGACGATGAAGTCATTTTCGGATTTGTGTTTTGTCGTCCCGCATTTGTTATTGGAGTACGGGAGGTTAGATATCCTCAAGGCTTACTTCCGTTACTTGGCACGGTTAACAACCGTCAAGTTTGGAAACCACCCCGTCTCGGAGATCGCGGCGAGTTTTGTCGAGATGTTTGAGGAAGGGGCGGAGAATGAGGAGAGGCTGATGGGGTACATTCAGCTTTTGTCACAAGCCAACGCGGATGTCATTGAGGATATCCCTGGTGTGCTGGGTAGGACGAGAGAGTGGGCGAGGAATCAGAGTTTGGCTTGCcagcagagggaggataGGAGTCGCAGTGGGAGTCCAAATTCTTCGGCTGCTTCGTCGAAGGGGTCACCTCCTGATATGAACATGGCGGTGGCGCCTTCTGTGAGGGATAGAGACAAGAGGCGGCATCACATGCTTCGAGTCGAGGCCCAGAGTGTGTATTGGGCGCAAAAGCTGGTTATGTCGGGTGATCCGGAAAGCGAAGCGCTGGCTGAGCAGTGGTTGGCGAAGGAATTCGGGCATGATTTCAAGCCCCGGGTGATGGCATTGCTGGAGAGGCTAAAGATGATGAGGGATATCGGGGTATTCCCGGAGGTGTTTGCCAAGATGATGGAATGTCTGTTTATTGGGTGGCTGTTTGATTATTGCGAGTTTGTGGAAGAGTGGGCAGAGGCGTTTGAATGGGGGAGACAGGGGCTGGCACTGTCGGCGAATGAGCAGTACGTGATTTGGAGTATTCacttggagggggtgatgagagaGCACGGCAGTGTGTTGGAAGCGGATGCactgaagaaaaagagacagGGGATGGACTGGATGGAACAGGTGAGGACGCAGGTGGACAAGTTGACTTTGTAA
- a CDS encoding hypothetical protein (EggNog:ENOG503PWTS) yields the protein MDQREKAPFLASSRDMEEAAQHADSTQPQQQHRRDLKSTVRILGATTCLLVFLLHILLQVPLTTTSTTTLQPHHHHASNPPRSITHPTIKKRIPGEHVVLADCRDRKNVVSSQMAYYVGDPGPIPGDVAIVETPPGQTALWINTETSALFYNSNVTFTAWLGPKVGDGQFAGTGDNGYGNFTCWQRFKFDLYRYNNDTICSGVYACNHDIMPAVLPTPGAGSSPGAGAGAAPEAAPSGGLPQGAMIGIIVAVVGSVLFGIAMGVFWWYWRRTRQRQQQQQQQGDESPEPKTENNEASLPPPTYASAVLPQSPAAAPKFELAPGTLYEMDGQWYRVEMATDTSRYEMDAQSVKKGGGVASEEVENEEGESPTSSAEGSSLSAMTRGDTVSSVNSPVLTPVNAEGRVVSPPVAGMPVPVLVPIPGPGADDHAESQAHVKTGSG from the exons ATGGACCAACGAGAGAAAGCtcccttcttggccagctccaGGGACATGGAGGAAGCAGCGCAACATGCTGACTCCACCCagccgcaacaacaacaccgccgtgACCTAAAAAGCACCGTTCGCATCCTAGGAGCAACAACCtgcctcctcgtcttcctcctccacatcctcctccaagttccgctaaccaccaccagcaccaccaccctccagccccatcaccaccatgcctccaaccccccccgatccatcacccaccccaccatcaaaaaGCGCATCCCGGGCGAACACGTCGTCCTAGCCGACTGTCGCGACCGCAAAAACGTCGTCTCCTCCCAGATGGCCTACTACGTCGGCGACCCCGGCCCCATCCCCGGCGACGTCGCTATAGTGGAGACACCCCCCGGTCAAACCGCCCTCTGGATCAACACCGAGACCTCTGCCCTCTTCTACAACAGCAACGTCACCTTCACCGCCTGGCTCGGCCCCAAGGTAGGCGACGGGCAGTTTGCCGGGACGGGTGACAACGGCTACGGGAATTTTACTTGTTGGCAGAGGTTCAAGTTTGATTTGTATCGCTACAACAATGATACGATTTGCTCGGGGGTGTATGCTTGTAATCATGATATTATGCCTG CGGTGTTGCCTACTCCCGGGGCGGGTTCGAGTCCGGGGGCGGGGGCCGGGGCGGCTCCAGAGGCGGCCCCAAGCGGCGGTCTCCCACAGGGAGCAATGATAGGGATCATTGTCGCCGTTGTCGGGTCAGTGCTTTTTGGGATTGCGATGGGGGTTTTCTGGTGGTACTGGCGGCGGACAAgacagcggcagcaacaacaacaacaacaaggggACGAGTCACCTGAGCCAAAGACGGAGAATAATGAAGCGTCACTTCCGCCGCCGACATATGCCTCGGCTGTTTTGCCTCAGTCGCCAGCTGCTGCGCCCAAGTTTGAGCTTGCGCCGGGGACGCTGTatgagatggatgggcaGTGGTACCGCGTGGAAATGGCGACTGATACTTCGAGGTATGAGATGGATGCGCAGAGTGTCaagaaagggggtggggttgcgagtgaggaggtggaaaatgaggagggggagagtcCGACTAGTTCTGCAGAGGGGAGTAGTCTGTCAGCGATGACGAGGGGTGATACTGTAAGTTCTGTCAACTCGCCGGTTTTGACGCCGGTGAATGCCGAAGGGAGGGTTGTGTCGCCGCCTGTGGCCGGaatgccggtgccggtgttgGTTCCTATTCCTGGGCCTGGGGCAGATGATCATGCTGAGAGTCAGGCTCATGTAAAGACCGGTTCTGGTTGA